The Onychomys torridus chromosome 4, mOncTor1.1, whole genome shotgun sequence DNA window atggctcagtgcttaagagcacttgctgctcttgcagaggaccagggttcacccacactgggcagctcacaactgtctataattccagttccagatgaccacacttcctcttctgacctccacaggcacctggcacatacttggtgcacatacatccaagcaagcaaaatactcatatgcaCAAATACAATAGATAggtcattaaaacattttttaaaagatttatttattatgtatacagtgttctgcctgcaggccagaagagggcaccagatctcattacagatggttgggagccaccatgtggttactgggaattgaactcaggacctctggaagaccagccagtgcttttaaccgctgagccatctctccaggcccccattaaaacattttaatatgaatATAGGGTAAGGGCTTTGGGAAGCTCTTACTAAAGAATTTCCATACAATTCTAGGAGCCTATAAGagaagaatattttttcttttctctttctttctcagggCCAGGCAACGATGGCTTCCTCTTCACCCTTTAGTGAACTTTATCCTCCTCATGAAAGCTCTGAAGCGGGTATGAAGCACAAAGAAAGTAAGTGTGAATCACAAACCAGTTTGGACTAATTTCCATTTACTCTTGCCCAAGACAACAGGGTTGAAGGGGCCTGATTCactgtctttctccctccccactccctgagatggcatttctctgtgcagccttggctctcctagaactcactctgtagaccaggctggcctggaactcaccaagatcctcctgcctctgcctcctgagtgctgggattaaataaggcatgcatcaccaccgcctggtcgGTTTTACTTTCTTAGCTACAAATCTATTTGCTCTGGCTGAAATACCCAGAAACCTACataatgaaatctcaaagcacttAGTTCTTTTCTTATTAGTTATATGTAGAATTGCTTGTTCCTTTGCGCATTACAACAAGCCATAGATGGAGCAGATGTTaaggtgggccaacccaaggcccaggatgtgggtctgggtgctgtggatatcactctgtataaataaaatggtgtttggccagtggccaggcaggaagtataggcgggacaagagagaagagaattctgggaagtaaaggctgggtagagagatactgccagccaccgccatgacaaggaggatgtaaggtactggtaagccacgagccacgtggcaaagtatagattaatagaaacgggttaatttaagatagaagaagtagataacaagaagcctgccacagccatacagtttgtaaacaatgtaagtttctgtgtgtttacttggttgggtctgagtgactgtgggcctggcaggttagagagatttgtcctgactgtgggccaggcaggaaaactctaactacatctgggtggtagctgagctagTTGGTCCTGGCCACTTGGACCCCATCCCCTCAGgcgaggggcagagccagctctcctaggcccatgccattGGGGCCTACTCTCCCACGCCTGTGGTAAGGGGGTAGGGTGAGGAGGGGATGGTGTCCCTTCTCCCATGGGTGGGTAGGATCAGCTTTCCTGCTATAGTGTCCAGCAAGGGTcagggccagctatcccaggaccagtgaggggcagagctggctcagcacagccctcagatttcaacacacATAGTTCCTATGACCCTCTGTGGTAATATGAGCAATGGACAATCAGCCCGGCCCCTGGCTGCTGTTGGGCCACTGATCTAGACATGACCCACTGAAGTAGCCTGggcctggatgacaccatggccctgtgtggctgtgtaggccacccagatcagccTGGCCCTGGTGGTGGCACAGCTCTCagaccaacatggccacagggtCAGCCCAGACCTTGGGTATCTGTGTGGCCTTTGATGGTTACTTGGTccatagacatcaacacaaaCCCTGactgtggtaggaccacagacccagacttGGTCCTTGGTAGCAGCCTGGACTTGGATGTCACCATAGCATATGTGACAGCATATGTCAGATTGGTGTGGCCCCTGTTGCAGTGAGGTCCTCGGACACCAATAAGGCCACAGGCTGTGGCCTAGACCTCTAGCATTGGTTTTGATGGTATCAGGAGTCACAGACATCAACAAAGACCCTGGCTTCTGTAGGGCCACACAGACTTAGTCATGGCCCTCTGCAGCAGCTCTGGCACAGACCACACCATGgctccagcagcagcatggccctaggacaccaacatggccacaggatgtggcctagaccctgggcatccgTGTGGGACTGGTCCTGTAGAATGATAACcataggatctccatgactcggggcaacaacaggatatccgagaggagtttcagtgagggcccagtgatGATAGTGTGCCAGAGGCCAGAAGTCTTGAACCAGGCCaatgattcattgcaatgaacgTTTTGTTGGTGGGGCTGAGTGGACAAAAGGGGATACTGTGTGCGTGACACACTGCAGCTgccaatgccactaggatgaagaAGCTTCAGAAGGATGGAGGAACgaagtgagttttttgtttgttttgaattaagTTTGAAGGGGCATGttgcaggggtgaggggcagatatggagggactgggaggagagcaggattggggtgcatgatgtgaaatttccaaagaatcaataaaggattatgtaaaaaaaaaaaagaattgcgtGTTCATTTTGATTCAAATGATAAAGAAGGAGATTACACACATACTGATGACTGGTTTAAatagttttggttgttgttgctaTGCAGAGACTTTGTAAATCAGGAAAAAATAACTCCAGAAGAACTACTGGTAAGAGTCGTACAACCAGGAATGTATTCAGTTCTTTTCTGTGCCTTGATCCATAAACCAGCCCTACCCTGTttcccttcctttgtttttatggCCATTTCTTCTCAAAATAATATCTATGACAGAAATTCATAATTCATCGTTATTAGAATGGAGCCCAAACCTTAAAGTTAATTATACCCACACCTGTGTCTTGTGCTTTTCTGTTATCTGGCAGGTCAACTATATCCCAGAACCTACAAGATCCATGACTCCCAACATATGGTGTGGGTCCTGACAGGAAATTCTTTAATAGCAGTGCCTGCTAGCAACAATGTCAAGCCTGGTAAGTGACATGCGAGCATACTGTTACTCTTGAAAACCCATCAGGTCCGCTGCGAGTGGACATGAGCCTGCATAAGCCTTCTGCAGTTTCTTGCTTGGTTACCAGTCTGATTTTCAGAGGAAAGCGGGCACAGTAATGACAGTGCAAGGGCCAACAACCCCCCCACTGAAGTGTCTTCCAATAGGAAAGATTTGTGTTCACAATCCCTGTTTCTTTTTAGAATGGCGTTCCTTTACATTCCAACTAGCATCTACCCACATCCACAGATTCAAACTCTCTCATTTTTCCTCTGTCAAAGTTACATGCTCTTCTCTCTTGGCATCTCTGCTTCTAATAATGGTGAAACATTCCTTCTTCCCATCAAAAGGAAATCTATCTTAGCCTTGTCTCACGTCTTTAAAACctccatgttttatttaattcccCTCTTAACCTTGCCCGTCACAGAGAGACCTCTCAGATCATACCCTCAGTCTCAACACTAAAACTTCCTTTTCattcccactttcttttccttctaccatTTGTGATAGTTGACTTTTCATTAGTATGTCAGCCTAtcctcaccaccaccaaaaataatttaaaaaatacttacagGTTGATTTGGGCTAATAAATACAGAATTTTCAGGGCCTTCTGCtgccttcatttcctttttaggCCTCTGCCAAGACAGACACATGGTACGGTGGAAAAGAGCTACTCTCCtcatggtagacaggaagttggggGGAGGTTCCAACCTTGTTGCTTTAAAGGAACATCACCAGAGACCAATTATGTCCTGCATCTAATTACTCATTCAACTGTGAACTTATTAATGGATTAATACAGTGATGGAGTTAGAACTCTCATGATCTGATCATATCTCAATAGTGCCACCAGCCTTCATTATATGAGACTTTGAGGTGAGAATTTCATATCTTGCCCTAAGCCAAATCTCCAATGTCTACATAGTACTTTGTCCTAGGTGGGTAGTTAGTAATTTTTGAATGGATTTGTTTCCTGTCCTCTGCCAggtaaaatatcttatttttatttttgagaacaaTGTGCCCAGGTGACAGCTGAGGTTCTGGTgtcaagaagaaaaaggaaattggtCTCAAAAAAGCAACTAATAATCATCATTATGTGGCTAATTTGGGGAGCTGTGATGgagaaaatgatgatgatgatgatgatgatgatgatgatttgggGGGGGAGTATTGGTTTTTatcagtgctcttaccctgtgaggaaaagtcacagAACACAGCAAAaacccactaacaagagtttcattaagaaaaggagaaaaggacagCGTGTGATCAGGCCTGTTAGAAAGACATGTGAAGAGGAGAGGActacctgcacatgtgcacatgagccCACGTGGCCACTCCATGCACGCACATAGATCACACGGTCATGCTGCATACAATTTACATGACCATGCAGTacatggattacataggacatatgacctggaaatgactaggtggaaatGTCTGTCTCACCGGGGCATGTGTGATCATGGGGGTGTGGCTGGAATTCCTATCATCCTGGACTCTGTTTTTGTAAAAGATGGCAGATGAGCGGGTATGGGGCTTCGTTTCTCCTGAAAACTGCTTTCAGCTTACTTGGTGGGCattggctggctcttgggggGATAAGGAAGGGGGCTTCTGAGGTAGTTAGGCATTctgggatggtgggctgtcaTCTGCTGCCCTGGAGTTGTCCATCTTTCTTAACTTGGGATTCTGGTTGCTTGAATCTGCAAGAGTGCTGGtaagacagagaaaagcttacaaaaaagaattattattattattttattttttccttggtgGGGTTCCCAGGGTGAGAGAGGGGGTCCCAAGACCAGGAAAGTTTGGGTTTGGCATTTATCTGAAGTAGATGTGATCTCTCCAGATAGATTTAAGCTGGTTACTGGAGCTTAGGAAAAagtttaaacatattaagaagcagccatgagaaaattaaggTCTTGGGCTGGTGACCATGACATGATATTGTAGTGTTTGGTACTTTGCTTATATTGCTTAGTGCTAGTGAGAGAGAGACCTAagataagctttatcagagacagattattttaaggcacctgtttcctttattagtttagcatccaggagacacaggtaatcaattgctgagagcatttaacagtaatagattgttatattaaagtctgctTTTGTAGAGACCAGatacttttgggtctgggggtgtaaatacctttgaACTGTTACTGTTTCTTACTGCCTGGGTAAATACTTGATGGTCCTTGGACTCCAGTTCTATGGTaatcctgtaacaattagctgagtagttaattaggagagggaaccaggaagagaaaagcttgtggggtgagaCCTTATTCCTTTGGAATTGGTGACaaagcagtggatcctggtgtcctctggaacttgagagagcgggggccctgtctgtgtcactgtgtatgaagagagatttttctgggatagaggtttcagaggagacaggtggacccagtgaggaaagcccttgaGCTTAGCAGCTGTGGGGGTTACAAGAATTACTTTGAAAGGTCCCTGTCATTTAGGGGGAAGGGGTGAAGGGCACTGGcctggaggggaaagaagaacctGGTCCCCAGTTTGGATTGGAGGTGGGCAAGGACTGTCACATGACTGAGGTAAGGAATGGTCTGTGAAGTTCTACAGGATAGTCCTGAGGTGACAGAGTTAAGAGGCTGTCTGGAATGGGGAAAGGTTTGGATAGAAGACTTGGTGTTAGAGCTTGTCtcccatacattagttcaaatggagaaattgaaagaggcttcttaggaagagccctgagcctgaaaagagctagaggcaataatttCACCCAGTCAAGATGAAGTTCcggtgacatcttagtaagaatagattttaaagaCTGGTTGGTGTGCTCCACCTTTCATGAGGACTggaatatgaaaatgccaagcaATGCTAAGAGCCTTAGTTGTGTCTGGGAGATGAACTCCAGACCACTGTCAGACTGAAGAGAGGCAGGGATCCCAAACGGAGGaataatttctcagagaaggagatctgcaactgtctgagcccaCTTATTAGAAACAggatatgcctccacccaatttgaaaatgagtccaccatcacaaGGAGATACTTAATTCTCTTGACTGTAAAACTGAGCTgcccagtcagtccctggaagggaacctctagcctggtgggtgggaaaaggctgactctgtCCCTAGTATTGGGGTCTGTCCCTTGACAaatctcacaagaggcagtaatagttcttaagaactataggtcctcagaggtgggctgTAGGTGGACTTTTATGaattgagacagagcaagatCATTAGGATGAAAGATCTGGTATAGATAGGaaagaatttgcctagtgtcaggagTTGCCAGTGAGGGTGTGGGCTGCACTGTATGGATTCCCTACAGTGGGTGGGGTGAGACTTGGCACTGGAGGACCACTGTCCCGGTTGCCTGGTCAGCCCAGTTGTTTTCGTTAGAGATGATGGAGCTATCAGTCTGATGAGACTGGCAGCttcctatagccttggggaggtgggaagcttTCAGCacggccattatttggcctgggTTAGTTATGGATCCTCCCTTTGCTGTGAGGCACCCACACTCTCTCCAGAtagcagcatgggacaggaggatatgaaaagcatatttggagtctgtgtgaACATTTAGGGATTgcccctgtgccaattggaaggcacgggtgagagctatcagctcagcctattggttagtggtgtgtgcaggtaatgcctgtgcctctattatctcagtatctgacactatgacATAACGTGATTTACAGGTCCCCTCATGTGAAAAGGAGCTAatcatctgtgtaccaggtataagtggcctgaggcaatgtgccctcctgtatgtgtgaagggtgaggtaacagttcctccaaggtttcagtgcaggaatgagaggGAGAATAGCATTAGGTtgtgccccggccagcagggtttcaacgggggggggggggggggagacccacctgtgggagtgaatgaaagagacagaggacacaagggacgacagcaagacaggattctgatcaagctgcagattttatttttctccgcatggcttatatagcataggagtgggggcaggaaggagggaaggggaagtgacatggaaggggtgcagaatgtgggagatgtgcagatcGTGCAattgcaagatgtcggctaaggtcactggtcaggggccatttattctgttgctaggctacctgaccatggaatgctctttatgtttgattgccatggcacctgactgttggaatgttcttatctttgggagcctccagttagtaaacaggtgttactgctctggggaagggcagtggtcttatgacttgttccctggcctagctagtactttccatggttcatgtttggttcctgacatcttggtccctaacaaggttgagggaggaggcttgaaatattaaggggtggacaagtctggaaagtaagtgtggcatcttctagtaatgccacctggGAGAGAAAGAACCCGGGAGGAATGTAAAATctgtaagcctttataagttaagAGATGGGACAGGTTGTGGCGAGAGAAGACAGTAATAGGCGATCCAAAGGTGAGCTTCTTTGATTCCCGAAaaggagctcagcagctgctaagGCATGAATGCAGGGTGTGCATTCCTGAGTGGTAAGATCTAgtttctttgacagataggctacaggtgcaaaggaggatCCCAGCTGgtgccctagagttcccagggcaaatccctccTTTTCTGCTAtctagagggaggaaggatgggttAGGTCTGGGAGGTGAAGTGCTGGGGCCTGGAGGAgagcctgttggagcttctggaaagGTTTAGTAACAGGGTGAAGGAGGGGCTCATGTGGGGAGCCCTGAGCCACCTCATATAAggagcaggcaaagagagaaaaagatggaacccaagacTGTAGGAAGCCAGTTcttcctaggaaagacagaatctcctgtttagtagaagggactgGATTAGATGCTTTCTATCTACAGTAACAGCCTTGTGGGTTGGAATAatggttagacccaaataggtgacctggggagtgAACAGCTGAACTTTGGAAGGGGATACCCTGTAACCTTGGCTGGATAGGAAATTTAGTAGAacagaggtgttagtttggctaacttGTAAGGACGGGCTGCAGAGTAGAATGCCATCTAcatactgtattagtttagagccagggagagacagagagagcaggtcagaggccagagcctgaccaaataggtgtggacTGTCCCTGAATCCTTATGGCAagacagtccaggtcagctgtgtagacagatgagtgtcagggtcagtccaggtgaaagcaaagatattttgagactgaggactgagaggaatagaaaagaaggcaTCCTTGAGGTCTAGAACTGggaagtgagaggttcctgaaggaatagtggacaggagagtataagggttaggcactaccGGATGGAGAGGGACCATTGCAGAATTAAtgagccagaggtcttgaaccaggcagtaggttccattagactttttaactgcaagtatggggGTATTAAAAGGTGAAGAAGTTGGGTGGAGCagctttttcctgagaaggtcagaaatgataggcttaagtcctcttaggttctggagtgagagagggtactgagcttgggtaatATATCTGGTAGGGTCCTGTAACTGGATAGTAATAGGCAAATGGTGCCTGGCCATATAAGGGTTCTGGGTGTCCCAGACTTTGGGGTCCACCTGAGAGACTGGCAAGGGAAATGAACTGTTAGAGTTAGTAGGGTGGGTGgctaggaggagaaggagaggagctgctggtgaGTGTGGGGTGAGGCAAATGTGGGGAGCAAATGAAATAgacgctcctaccttagctagaaaatcCCTCCCCATTAGAGGCACAGGGCAGGTTGGCACCACTAAAAATGTAAGAGGATAAGAATGTAAGAGGGATGCCCCCGAAAATATAATTAAGTGGTGGGATCtgatgaggtaggtaaggctATTCCCCTATCCTGATAATAAGGAGATGAGAAGGACAGGACCCCAATACTGCCTCAGGATTGAGTGTCTCCCGTGTCCAAAAGGCAGGAGATGGGTCACCcagatattattattactaacctgggttccctgtgtgagatgggagtggctggGCTGGGAACTGGGCAGCTTCAGTCGTTGCTAAAGGTCAAGCCTAGGAAgtttcatacatatatgaaagtgaGACTATAAGACTGGGTAATATATTGGAATTGTTTAATAAGGGAAGCAGAATTAGAGGTGTAGGaactcagtttcttttctatctgagagagaATAGGATATGGACCTTAACCAGACCATGCACCCCGGCCACCTCTCACAAAGGGAGAATGGTGTTGGGTTTGAATGGCTGGGGCCAGACCCTTTAGCAGTCCAAGAGCGGGTAGTAGGAGGTGTGAAGGTTGGAGCCAGAGTTGGACCCTTGGAAATGCCTGgtgctgaagaggaggaggaagccagaggaggagctAAAAGGACAGGCACCCTGGGAGCAGGAGTGGGAGCCGAAGGTTGGGCAGTTCATTTGCAGGATCCAGAGTCAGAGGTTCTGGAGTCAGAGAGTCTTCTGTTCAGGGTGCATGGCTAAGAGCATgtgaacaggaaggaaggaatcgAGAAGAGAAGGTTTAGAGCTTAGATAGAAAAAAGCCATAGTATAAGGCAactccttccatttgcctgtttgcagGCAGTAGTTAGATAATTCCCATGAAATGTCGGGGTGTAAGTAACCACTCAGTgaccattttttgttattttctaaggcatatttgggccatctctTAGTACAGAGGTGGacaagcttaggaatctttaagtaaggcattaagctgAGAGGTTTTAGAGCTTCCAGAAGGCATCCTGGGGGAGAGGTAGAACTGATGGgattggaagccttatttcccatgtctgcagcagagagaaaaaaatataaaaaaataaaaaacaaacgtGATCCAAAGCCAAGGCCTCAAACATCCCTAAGGCCAAGGATAGATCTGTAAACAGGCACAAGGCGCCATGACATTTCATCAAACTTAGGGTGGGGGCTCAAGGCATGTGAAGGTGGGGACTCCCCCGGAGTCCAATAGCATTTACTGCTTTATCAAGCCAGAAAAACATGTTGGCCTTACGCAGCCCGAGGATGCAGCCCGAGGATGGGGGTATGACCTCAAGAATTATATCTCAAACTGCAGACAggggagatggctagaaattttAGCCTGCAATAGGGACTGACCGTAGCCAGTGAAGGCCTTGGCCAGGGGTACATCCAGTCTCAGGGACAGCAGAGGGGTGCCAGACTCTCAATGGTTGTTTCTACTGGTCCAGGAGACTGTTTATGCTGGCTAAAAAGTGGGGGACTCACCAATCTAAGTAGCTGATGGTGTGTGCAGGAATCCAGTGGCCAGGAAAGAGGGCAGTTGTGGATGGAGCAGAATCCCAGGCACAGGTTCCCAGGCACAAAACTGGGAGGGTCTGTTTTGCATGGCACCAATATTGGTTTTAGTGGAgatcttaccctgcgaggaaaagtCACAGAACACATCAAAAACCCACTAATAAGAGTTTcattaagaaaaggagaaaaggacagGGTGTAATTAGGCTTGCTAGAAAGACAtgtgaagaggagagggagggtacATGGGATCTGCCTTTTAAGGACtaccctgcacatgcacacatgggccCACATGGCTAttccatgcatgcgcatagatcgTGTGGTCACACTGCACATAATTTACATGACCATGCCATGCATGGGTTACATAGGAcatatgacctggaaatgactaggtggaaatgactaagtgtctcGCCAGGGTTTGTGTGATCATGGGGGCGTGGCTAGCCAGGGTATGCGTGATCATGGGGGCGTGGCTAGAATTCCTATCAGGGAGCCTGACATCTTCCCCATTCTCTTTGTGTTTCCAGTCATCCTTAGCTTGATAGCATGTAGAGACACGGAATTCCAAGACAATGAAAAAGGTAATCTAGTTTTCCTGGGAATTGAGAGCAAAAATCTCTGCCTCTTCTGCGCTGAAATCGGGGGCACACCAACTTTGCAGCTTAAGGTGAGTACCTGCAGCTGGCGAGGGAGGCATATGAAGTAGGCTTTTATTTAAGGTGGCTTACCAGGTTACAGA harbors:
- the Il36b gene encoding interleukin-36 beta — translated: MASSSPFSELYPPHESSEAGMKHKESQLYPRTYKIHDSQHMVWVLTGNSLIAVPASNNVKPVILSLIACRDTEFQDNEKGNLVFLGIESKNLCLFCAEIGGTPTLQLKDVDIMDIYNESKAQKAFLFYHSTEGSTSAFQSVAYPGWFIATPSTARQAVTLTQQRGEVNNTNFYLESEY